In Onychomys torridus chromosome 15, mOncTor1.1, whole genome shotgun sequence, the following proteins share a genomic window:
- the LOC118596551 gene encoding endogenous retrovirus group K member 6 Gag polyprotein-like produces the protein MGHALTKNEKMLVTMIQRMLTKSGFRTSVTDVEQFIAFLKKTSPWFVEEGSLTVDEWKRVGKEMRKYVQVNGEKTLPPQAFQLWFHLRDLLSDTTPFQGLCRETASDPGESPIYDEVGPEDGDEEELIPLTASAPPVQYSTRKIKKNDDDWGLDDQQAEQEWEDDYRDHSDNPRSLKVIGAAAGQRPMPKPRNHPPLPPVGFQGAMAEARRTGDASFGIFPVTELWDDEGPVWEPLPLKVLKELQSAVKNVGASAPYTLQIVDVVASSWLTPYDWMQTAKATLSPGDYILWRTEYEDKSRESVVQSLKKRGPKPTMAMLMGTEDYATPQSQTKIPRDILQLITTNAVQSWRKIPPQGTKGGALASIKQGTEESYQDFIARLEEAVSRMLPPSEGTSILLKQLAWENANALCQDLIRSIRKTGTLQDYIKACQDASPVVVQGMAYAAAMKGQRFSAYIKQTYGNGRKTAQSPTCFQCGKEGHMQKECRQGNRARPKKGAPGLCPRCKRGKHWRNECKSKFHKDGTPLGKGGSDDEQEETKN, from the coding sequence ATGGGGCACGCATTGACTAAGAATGAGAAAATGCTGGTAACTATGATACAGCGTATGTTAACTAAATCAGGGTTTCGGACATCAGTTACAGATGTGGAGCAATTTATTGCCTTCTTAAAGAAGACCAGCCCTTGGTTCGTTGAGGAGGGATCATTGACTGTGGATGAATGGAAGAGAGTGGGGAAAGAGATGCGTAAATATGTACAGGTTAATGGCGAGAAAACTCTGCCTCCCCAAGCATTTCAATTATGGTTCCATTTAAGGGACCTCTTATCAGATACAACCCCATTTCAAGGACTTTGTAGGGAGACTGCCTCTGACCCGGGGGAATCCCCCATTTATGATGAAGTGGGTCCAGAGGATGGGGATGAGGAAGAGCTTATACCACtcactgcctctgctccccccGTGCAGTATagtaccaggaaaataaagaaaaatgatgatgatTGGGGTCTTGATGATCAACAAGCAGAACAGGAATGGGAGGATGACTATAGAGATCATTCTGACAATCCTCGATCTCTTAAGGTAATTGGTGCTGCAGCCGGTCAGCGGCCCATGCCAAAGCCAAGAAATCACCCCCCTTTGCCTCCTGTTGGCTTCCAAGGAGCCATGGCCGAGGCTCGCAGGACGGGTGATGCCTCCTTTGGAATTTTCCCTGTCACAGAACTATGGGATGATGAGGGACCTGTATGGGAGCCTCTCCCCTTGAAGGTCTTGAAAGAATTACAATCTGCTGTAAAGAATGTTGGTGCTTCTGCTCCTTATACGCTGCAGATTGTGGATGTGGTTGCCAGTTCTTGGTTGACACCTTATGACTGGATGCAAACTGCAAAGGCCACTCTCAGTCCTGGAGACTATATTCTCTGGAGGACTGAATATGAAGACAAAAGTAGGGAGTCAGTGGTACAATCACTTAAGAAACGTGGGCCCAAGCCCACTATGGCAATGCTTATGGGGACAGAGGATTACGCCACCCCACAATCACAGACAAAGATACCTAGAGATATCTTGCAATTGATAACAACTAACGCCGTACAATCATGGCGAAAAATTCCCCCTCAGGGAACCAAGGGAGGAGCATTGGCTAGTATTAAACAAGGTACTGAAGAATCCTACCAGGATTTTATAGCTAGGCTTGAGGAAGCTGTCTCTAGAATGCTCCCCCCCTCAGAAGGGACGAGTATTCTATTGAAGCAGTTAGCATGGGAAAATGCCAATGCTCTATGTCAAGATCTGATTAGATCAATAAGAAAAACTGGAACCCTCCAGGACTACATAAAAGCATGTCAGGATGCCTCACCGGTTGTAGTGCAAGGAATGGCCTACGCCGCAGCCATGAAAGGACAGAGATTTAGCGCCTATATCAAACAGACATATGGGAATGGCAGGAAAACTGCCCAATCTCCAACTTGCTTTCAATGTGGAAAGGAAGGACATATGCAAAAAGAGTGCAGacagggaaacagagccagacctAAAAAGGGGGCTCCTGGCCTATGCCCTCGCTGCAAGAGAGGAAAACATTGGAGAAACGAGTGTAAATCAAAGTTCCATAAGGATGGAACGCCCCTAGGAAAAGGGGGCTCTGATGATGAACAGGAAGAGACAAAAAACTAA